From Phlebotomus papatasi isolate M1 unplaced genomic scaffold, Ppap_2.1 HiC_scaffold_174, whole genome shotgun sequence, a single genomic window includes:
- the LOC129808893 gene encoding uncharacterized protein LOC129808893, whose amino-acid sequence MAVKEAARIKKLLSKDPSERLGVLRAPSGIHTDSADQVTRLLLETHFPNCQIDSTETAPIRPELYSGNQRDWGKASEIVTSESVTWAIGSFSPYKTAGTDGIFPALLQQAAETITVPLVNLFRACLAIGYVPHAWRRARVVFIPKPGKSNYEDPKSFRPISLTSFLLKTLEKLCDRYIRSRILVKNPLNPMQHAYQRGKSTESALHQLVSRIEKSLSDKEIALVAFLDIEGAFDKVNSTVLARAMREFKLGQTLERFTTRLVGNRIVEAEVHGAQLSAAVSSGCPQGGVLSPLLWSMVVDSLLVQLNSANFYTQGYADDVCIVIRGKFLSTLCDLMQRALSIVEGWCCTRGLKVNPEKTALIAFTKKYKLEGYRAPKFFGKELTLQKEVKYLGILLDQRLTWKKHLEDRITSATRSFFSCRRLLGRSWGLSPKITLWMYQAIVRPLISYGAVVWWPRVEYKNSALALQRLQRLACIAITGSIRTAPTAALEVLLSLPPLPLYIKAEAGKAAVRLRSAGTWKVGCHPAGHVKIMDAMVKRHPDLLMREDFHLGDRLPQKILKTVLNTRAEWRDREGVINEPGAVALFTDGSRVDGSSGAGYHCPELGIGGSVALGRYTTVFQAEVTAILIGVQTLTESGVSGRKINIFSDSRAALLSISGNKSRSSLVLECREMLETVSLKCEIGLHWVPGHCGIAGNEEADRLAVAGAKTEFIGPEPAVGVSPQMKKTIIGEDLLAQHQTVWTATTKCRVSKLFMPLVDRKRTEYLVSSNRCKARQFADLLTGHCLNKHLNRLGVECNPICRGCDNAEETVLHYVCDCPSLYNTRRALLGKVVLDWNDLPKLKPACLMEFIRRTGWLNTHSPFGDRWREQQQSNRTIIDKTQFRECRNAEDCDKLTGALSTKHIPEDFRRGLLRTNRMIKKTRKLSGIFGKD is encoded by the exons ATGGCTGTGAAAGAAGCGGCCAGGATTAAGAAGCTTCTATCCAAGGATCCCTCAGAACGGCTAGGCGTGTTGAGAGCACCCAGCGGAATCCACACGGATTCTGCGGATCAAGTCACGCGTCTGTTGCTTGAAACACACTTTCCGAACTGTCAGATTGATAGTACGGAAACTGCACCTATACGACCTGAGCTATATTCGGGGAACCAACGTGACTGGGGAAAGGCTTCAGAGATTGTCACATCTGAAAGTGTTACATGGGCAATCGGCAGCTTTTCACCATACAAGACAGCAGGTACGGATGGCATCTTTCCGGCTTTGCTCCAGCAGGCTGCGGAGACCATTACCGTGCCGCTTGTGAACCTTTTTAGGGCGTGTCTTGCCATCGGGTATGTACCACATGCTTGGAGGCGAGCACGAGTAGTATTTATTCCAAAACCAGGTAAAAGCAATTACGAGGACCCTAAGTCCTTCAGACCTATTAGTCTGACATCGTTCTTGCTAAAAACCCTGGAGAAGCTCTGTGATAGGTATATTAGGAGTCGGATTCTTGTGAAGAATCCGTTAAATCCTATGCAACATGCCTATCAAAGAGGAAAATCAACAGAATCGGCTCTCCATCAATTGGTAAGCCGTATCGAGAAATCGCTTAGCGACAAAGAAATTGCTCTCGTTGCTTTCCTGGACATTGAGGGAGCCTTCGATAAGGTCAACTCTACGGTTCTGGCTCGAGCGATGAGAGAGTTTAAACTAGGTCAAACCCTAGAAAGATTTACCACTAGGTTAGTTGGAAACCGCATTGTGGAAGCGGAGGTACACGGCGCACAACTGTCGGCAGCTGTGAGCAGCGGCTGCCCTCAGGGAGGTGTACTGTCTCCCCTTCTATGGTCCATGGTGGTTGATAGCTTACTAGTGCAACTTAACTCAGCGAACTTTTATACACAAGGTTACGCTGATGATGTCTGCATTGTCATACGGGGGAAATTTCTATCTACACTGTGTGATCTTATGCAGAGGGCATTAAGCATCGTTGAAGGCTGGTGTTGTACCCGCGGTCTTAAGGTTAATCCCGAAAAGACTGCTCTCATCGCCTTCACGAAAAAGTACAAGCTGGAGGGGTATAGGGCACCCAAATTCTTTGGGAAAGAACTTACTCTGCAGAAAGAAGTAAAATACCTTGGTATTTTACTAGACCAAAGACtcacatggaagaagcatctgGAAGACCGTATCACATCGGCCACTAGATCGTTTTTCTCATGTCGACGTTTACTCGGCAGATCTTGGGGTCTATCGCCGAAAATCACACTATGGATGTATCAAGCCATAGTCAGACCACTGATCTCATATGGAGCTGTAGTATGGTGGCCAAGAGTCGAATACAAAAATTCGGCCCTGGCGCTACAGCGGCTTCAGAGATTAGCTTGTATTGCAATCACAGGATCCATCCGGACAGCCCCCACCGCGGCGCTGGAGGTCTTGTTGAGCTTGCCTCCGCTTCCGCTTTATATAAAGGCTGAGGCGGGTAAGGCAGCAGTAAGACTGCGTTCTGCAGGAACATGGAAGGTCGGGTGTCACCCAGCGGGACATGTTAAAATCATGGACGCAATGGTTAAAAGGCACCCTGACCTTCTAATGAGGGAAGATTTCCATCTTGGGGATAGACTTCctcaaaagattttaaaaactgTGCTAAACACGAGAGCTGAGTGGAGAGACCGGGAAGGGGTCATCAATGAACCCGGTGCGGTTGCACTCTTCACAGACGGCTCACGGGTGGACGGCTCCTCTGGAGCCGGGTACCACTGTCCGGAACTCGGAATTGGTGGGTCAGTGGCACTTGGCCGGTATACTACTGTATTCCAGGCCGAGGTCACAGCAATCCTAATTGGGGTTCAGACTCTGACTGAATCTGGGGTTTCTGGCAggaaaattaacatattttctgATAGCAGAGCTGCTTTGCTCTCTATATCGGGAAACAAATCCCGCTCTTCGCTGGTGCTCGAGTGCCGGGAAATGTTAGAAACGGTCTCACTTAAATGTGAGATCGGTCTACATTGGGTACCTGGGCACTGTGGTATTGCGGGTAATGAAGAGGCTGACCGCCTCGCAGTGGCAGGAGCGAAGACCGAATTTATCGGTCCCGAGCCTGCCGTGGGAGTGTCGCCCCAAATGAAGAAAACCATCATTGGGGAGGATTTACTTGCACAACACCAAACGGTCTGGACGGCTACTACCAAATGTCGCGTGTCTAAACTGTTCATGCCACTTGTGGACAGAAAAAGAACGGAGTACTTGGTGAGCAGTAACCGCTGCAAAGCGCGGCAGTTTGCTGATCTTCTTACCGGACACTGTCTAAACAAACACCTCAACAGATTGGGTGTTGAGTGTAATCCAATCTGTAGAGGTTGTGACAACGCTGAGGAAACGGTCCTACATTATGTATGTGACTGTCCCAGCCTTTACAACACCAGGCGAGCGCTACTTGGAAAAGTGGTGCTAGACTGGAATGATCTACCAAAATTGAAGCCGGCTTGTCTAATGGAATTTATCCGAAGGACTGGCTGGCTCAATACACACAGCCC ATTCGGAGATCGTTGGAGAGAACAGCAGCAGTCCAACAGAACGATCATTGACAAAACAC